From a region of the Methanolinea sp. genome:
- the hypF gene encoding carbamoyltransferase HypF translates to MRRSGMIIIRGIVQGVGFRPFVYRKAREHGISGWVKNLGSEVRILAEGDHFEDFLHEVSRGTPLSCIDSIEVFPSHEPTGQGFVILPSSSGALSGMIPPDIATCAECIADIMCPGGRYEGYWATSCVNCGPRYSIISELPYDRERTSMKRFPPCPACDGEYHDPSCRRHHAQTIACSDCGPRLRLFDRAGNDVACGDIIRETAMLLDTGSIVAIRGIGGFHIACIEESARELKSRIGRSEQPFAVMVRHDSIDRIARVDAADRLRLESLERPIVVLEKRDASAHKDISNLHTIGCMFPYTGLHHLLFSYLEHPLLVMTSANMPGYPMITDIDLAMATLNRDVDFFLTHDRRIVNRCDDSVVRDGYIIRLSRGMAPKRIAIDLGPSTILAVGPELNSNSTFYRNGFCTISPHIGNVRNPRTFEYLKETIANLGRLLGARSDTIAHDAHPQFLSTRYARELAEAYGASLVPVQHHRAHVAASTTRPCIGITIDGVGYGDDGNVWGGEVFAGQVPDLERVAHLETVPMPGGDFATTYPERMLYGILPEGGVQEILASRGWTDVELDILKIQLAQGLNVAKTSSTGRVLDAVSALLGVCREKTYDGEPAMKLESAAVPGKMRPWDLAYAREGSCETLLTKTLCRRALKEYQLLRDQGSRDIADIAASFQYNLARGIAGLAVHAAHDRDLGLVILSGGVAYNRAIRETIAGQVRAAGLDFLINADLPLGDGCISFGQCVYAGLLENEMDPYSKKMD, encoded by the coding sequence ATGCGCCGCAGCGGCATGATAATCATCCGTGGAATCGTCCAGGGCGTCGGTTTTCGTCCCTTTGTTTACAGGAAGGCCAGAGAACATGGCATCTCCGGATGGGTCAAGAACCTCGGAAGCGAGGTCAGGATCCTGGCTGAAGGAGACCATTTCGAGGACTTTCTCCATGAAGTTTCCCGTGGAACGCCCCTCTCCTGTATCGACAGCATCGAAGTGTTCCCTTCCCATGAGCCCACCGGCCAGGGTTTCGTTATCCTCCCGAGCAGCAGCGGTGCCCTTTCAGGGATGATTCCCCCGGATATCGCCACCTGTGCGGAGTGTATTGCCGACATCATGTGTCCAGGCGGCAGGTACGAAGGGTACTGGGCTACCTCGTGTGTCAACTGCGGACCCCGCTACAGTATCATCTCCGAGCTCCCTTACGACCGGGAGAGGACGTCCATGAAACGGTTCCCTCCCTGCCCGGCATGCGATGGGGAGTATCACGATCCATCCTGCAGGAGGCACCATGCCCAGACCATTGCCTGCTCCGACTGCGGACCCAGGCTGCGTCTCTTTGACCGGGCCGGAAATGATGTGGCGTGCGGCGATATCATCAGGGAGACCGCCATGCTGCTGGATACCGGCTCGATCGTTGCCATCCGGGGTATCGGCGGTTTTCACATTGCATGCATCGAAGAGTCTGCCAGGGAACTGAAGAGCAGGATCGGGCGGTCAGAACAACCGTTTGCGGTCATGGTCAGGCATGACAGTATCGACCGGATCGCGAGGGTCGATGCCGCAGACCGCCTGAGACTGGAGAGCCTGGAGCGGCCTATCGTGGTACTCGAAAAACGGGACGCATCGGCACACAAGGACATCAGCAACCTCCACACCATCGGCTGCATGTTCCCGTACACAGGGCTCCATCACCTCCTCTTCTCATACCTGGAACACCCGTTGCTCGTCATGACCAGCGCCAATATGCCGGGATACCCGATGATCACTGACATCGACCTGGCCATGGCAACGCTGAACCGGGATGTCGATTTCTTTCTCACCCATGACCGGCGCATCGTGAACCGGTGCGACGATTCGGTTGTCAGGGACGGATATATCATCAGGCTGTCCCGGGGGATGGCCCCAAAACGCATCGCAATCGACCTCGGGCCATCAACGATCCTCGCCGTCGGTCCTGAGCTGAATTCCAACAGCACGTTCTACAGGAACGGGTTCTGCACCATCTCCCCCCATATCGGGAATGTCAGGAACCCGCGAACATTCGAATACCTCAAAGAGACCATCGCGAACCTGGGGCGACTGCTGGGTGCCCGATCCGACACCATCGCCCATGATGCGCACCCCCAGTTCCTCTCCACCCGGTATGCCAGGGAGCTTGCAGAAGCATATGGTGCGAGCCTTGTTCCCGTCCAGCACCACCGGGCCCATGTCGCAGCTTCCACGACCAGGCCCTGCATCGGTATCACCATCGATGGAGTTGGATACGGTGATGATGGTAATGTCTGGGGCGGGGAGGTATTTGCCGGACAGGTCCCTGATCTCGAACGCGTGGCACACCTGGAAACAGTCCCGATGCCCGGGGGAGACTTCGCAACAACCTATCCGGAGCGGATGCTCTATGGTATTCTCCCCGAGGGGGGTGTGCAGGAAATCCTTGCCTCCCGGGGTTGGACAGATGTCGAGCTCGACATCCTCAAGATCCAGCTCGCTCAGGGCCTGAACGTGGCAAAGACCAGCAGCACAGGACGTGTCCTCGATGCAGTATCCGCACTCCTCGGGGTTTGCCGGGAGAAGACCTACGATGGAGAGCCGGCTATGAAACTCGAGTCCGCTGCTGTCCCCGGCAAAATGAGGCCATGGGACCTTGCCTACGCCCGGGAGGGGTCCTGTGAAACCCTCCTGACAAAAACCCTCTGCCGGCGTGCCCTGAAAGAATACCAGCTCTTACGGGATCAGGGGTCACGTGATATCGCGGATATTGCAGCATCGTTCCAGTACAACCTCGCACGGGGTATTGCCGGTCTTGCGGTCCATGCTGCCCATGACCGTGACCTTGGCCTGGTGATCCTTTCAGGAGGAGTTGCTTACAACCGTGCAATCAGGGAGACTATAGCCGGCCAGGTCAGGGCTGCCGGGCTCGACTTCCTGATCAATGCCGATCTCCCGCTCGGCGACGGGTGTATCTCCTTTGGGCAGTGTGTCTATGCAGGACTTCTGGAAAACGAAATGGATCCCTATTCCAAAAAAATGGATTAG
- a CDS encoding PEGA domain-containing protein, with the protein MTANRKFAFTLALILLCALMSAVSATTLIAETGTIPATGTTGNFTIVADSLPNGISGFKITVSLGDPSKAEIVAVTTPHWAELSEIDGVDILGPGKVVPVMRDTVDITVMKLEVNHSPLSNLELATLTIRGDNNGITGLNVILKKISDPNGTPIQATVQNGTITIGSTPPPVTNGTLHVETNPAGAGVWLDGNYKGSSPLTIPNVTAGDHTLKVEKPGYYPSENLVTVTAGITNPVTISLTEIPPTPTTGTLVVQSNPSSADVKVDGAYRGMTNLTIPNVSAELHTVRVEKAGYFPWEDTIGVVAGGTTVVNVGLTAIPQPPTTGTVNVTSSPSGAEVKLDMVSQGTTPLEITGVTQGIHTIRVEIAGYLPFSSPIEVTAGETTYVAAHLEPVPPVIVNGTIYVESNPTGANITLDGVFKQTTPRTIHDVSSGIHTLRLEKTGYVVWEEPVIVFANETTTVFAELALVPPTTGSITVESDPQGAAVYLDGEPKDSTPTVILDVIPGPHIVRIEKTGYLPYEKEITVTAGGITTVIAALTPEPPPTTGSVEVDSVPRDANVYLDGNLVGLTKILITDVEPGLKTVRIEKEGYKVFEIAIAVLPNQTVSVNKTLIPLPTTGNLDIDSSPPGASVYLNGVMQVSSTPLLIYNLDPGLYLVRMEMDGYQTWEEPFNVTAGETTVVDAILEPAPARTPTPTLTPTPTPIPTTTKGGTGGLLITSDPIATVFIDGKERGISGEVISNVQAGTRNVTLFKPGYKQVSIPVNINAARPTVVDKVTLEPTGVPPVTPTPQPTAAPTPLPTPTPLPTTLPPTTTPVIPPYPGPVTGGLFVYTTPLGCSVSIDGVHRGTTPGIYSMLAPGSHVLKVSRDKYLDEVRPFDVVAGEVSTQVIIMVPDIRGIVSAFF; encoded by the coding sequence ATGACAGCAAATCGAAAATTCGCGTTCACTCTGGCTTTAATACTGCTCTGTGCTCTCATGAGCGCGGTATCGGCAACAACACTTATTGCTGAAACCGGAACGATCCCCGCAACCGGAACAACAGGAAATTTCACTATTGTTGCCGATTCACTCCCGAACGGGATCTCGGGTTTCAAGATAACGGTATCGTTGGGCGATCCCTCAAAAGCAGAGATCGTTGCGGTGACGACCCCTCACTGGGCAGAACTCAGTGAGATTGACGGAGTTGACATCCTGGGTCCCGGGAAAGTCGTTCCGGTGATGCGGGATACCGTTGATATCACGGTCATGAAACTCGAGGTTAACCATAGCCCGCTCTCCAATCTGGAACTTGCCACCCTCACCATAAGGGGTGACAATAATGGAATAACCGGGCTGAATGTTATCCTCAAAAAGATTTCAGACCCAAATGGTACGCCGATCCAGGCAACGGTCCAGAACGGGACCATCACCATCGGCAGCACACCGCCACCGGTAACCAATGGAACGCTGCATGTCGAGACGAACCCTGCCGGTGCAGGGGTCTGGCTTGATGGGAATTATAAGGGATCCAGTCCCCTGACAATTCCCAACGTCACCGCCGGTGACCATACCCTCAAGGTCGAAAAGCCAGGATATTATCCTTCAGAAAACCTGGTTACGGTTACTGCTGGGATCACGAACCCGGTAACAATTTCCCTTACCGAGATCCCCCCCACCCCGACAACCGGGACCCTGGTGGTCCAGTCGAACCCCAGCAGTGCGGATGTCAAGGTTGATGGAGCGTATCGGGGGATGACGAACCTGACCATACCCAATGTTTCGGCGGAACTCCATACCGTTCGGGTAGAAAAAGCAGGTTATTTCCCCTGGGAAGACACAATCGGAGTGGTTGCAGGAGGGACCACCGTGGTAAATGTGGGTCTGACTGCGATCCCCCAGCCTCCGACAACAGGAACGGTGAACGTCACTTCCAGTCCATCTGGAGCCGAAGTCAAACTCGACATGGTTTCCCAAGGGACTACACCGCTGGAAATCACGGGCGTTACCCAGGGAATTCATACCATCCGGGTAGAGATTGCCGGATATCTGCCCTTCAGTTCCCCTATTGAGGTGACAGCCGGGGAGACCACCTATGTCGCCGCTCATCTTGAACCGGTCCCCCCAGTTATCGTGAATGGAACCATATACGTTGAGTCAAACCCCACGGGCGCAAATATCACGCTGGACGGAGTGTTCAAGCAGACAACGCCCCGGACAATCCACGATGTAAGCAGTGGTATCCATACCCTCCGCCTGGAAAAAACAGGATATGTGGTATGGGAAGAACCTGTCATCGTATTTGCAAACGAGACAACCACGGTCTTTGCGGAACTCGCCCTGGTTCCACCCACCACCGGCTCAATCACTGTGGAATCGGATCCACAGGGGGCCGCCGTGTACCTTGACGGTGAACCCAAAGACAGCACTCCGACGGTAATCCTTGATGTTATACCTGGTCCGCACATAGTCCGGATCGAGAAGACCGGATATCTGCCGTATGAGAAGGAGATTACGGTAACCGCTGGAGGGATTACGACGGTTATCGCTGCTCTTACTCCGGAGCCACCTCCAACAACAGGTTCGGTTGAGGTGGATTCTGTTCCCCGCGATGCAAACGTCTACCTTGACGGAAATCTTGTGGGGTTGACAAAAATCCTCATTACCGATGTTGAGCCGGGACTGAAGACGGTCCGTATCGAGAAAGAGGGGTATAAGGTATTTGAGATAGCGATTGCAGTATTGCCCAACCAGACGGTATCTGTAAACAAGACCCTCATCCCGCTTCCCACGACCGGAAACCTGGACATCGACTCATCGCCTCCGGGTGCCAGCGTTTACCTGAATGGTGTCATGCAGGTATCATCAACGCCTCTCCTCATTTATAATCTCGATCCCGGGTTGTATCTCGTGAGGATGGAAATGGATGGGTATCAGACCTGGGAGGAGCCGTTCAATGTAACTGCCGGCGAGACAACGGTGGTGGATGCAATCCTCGAACCAGCCCCGGCACGTACCCCCACCCCCACCCTCACCCCAACCCCTACTCCCATTCCAACGACAACGAAAGGCGGGACAGGGGGGTTGCTGATAACTTCCGATCCCATCGCAACGGTCTTCATTGACGGAAAAGAGAGGGGTATTTCCGGTGAAGTAATAAGCAATGTCCAGGCCGGAACACGGAATGTGACCCTGTTCAAACCCGGCTACAAGCAGGTAAGTATCCCGGTGAACATAAACGCTGCAAGGCCGACGGTCGTTGACAAAGTTACCCTTGAACCGACAGGCGTTCCCCCGGTTACCCCGACTCCCCAACCAACAGCCGCACCGACACCCCTGCCCACCCCGACCCCGCTTCCAACCACCCTTCCTCCAACAACCACCCCGGTCATCCCGCCGTATCCCGGACCAGTAACCGGGGGTCTGTTCGTATACACGACTCCCTTAGGATGTTCCGTCTCCATTGATGGTGTCCATCGGGGGACAACGCCGGGCATCTACAGCATGCTGGCTCCGGGCTCCCACGTTCTCAAGGTAAGTCGTGACAAGTACCTGGATGAAGTCCGTCCCTTCGATGTAGTTGCAGGGGAAGTCAGTACCCAGGTGATCATCATGGTTCCGGACATACGCGGTATTGTTTCCGCCTTCTTCTAA
- a CDS encoding PKD domain-containing protein translates to MQIKVKPVITLLILSIILLCGAGEAAQVFSTTIPISFIQNDGQTDDQVLYYADAAGYTVYLTPSGEVISTAEPHSVLTISYTGSRAPVTVTPEDELAGKANFLIGFEDAWVTGVPMYGSVRYDGLYEGISLVYHGGPGILKKEFILEPGADPSAIVMQYLGQERIALDENGALLVSTNAGTFIESPPVCYQVVNGDRADVACEYTIDEGIVTFAVGPYDAALPLVIDPQYDFSTYLGGTRDDKGAGIGMDDWGNVYVVGSTQSTQFPLSNGPIYQEHLNGSWDIFVTKFGPDQPDGTVYSTYIGGYSDDLAGGMVVSNDTGIVTFTGSTKSWNYPTYSTAGPDVYGGNTDAIVTRLNADGDALIWSRILYGNKTDVGTAIALDDYIYNDVVVVGYTSSDNLTDWGFTDGPVGGTDGFVLKIWNDGVTYDGRYLGGDKNDYAYGVEVEKGSGFPDIWVTGSTKSLNFPTSGGAFRHANFGEMDAFVTRLDWDLNIKASTYLGGSGNDVGTAIAVDRDLYPYITGYTESPVSPISLFPIRPLDNAFQKTFGGGQWDAFVTKMEPDLSRINYSTYLGGLYDEKAYGIAVDANGTAFVTGYTNSENFPTKYPIQATKGLGYLVPDAFITQVNQTGTGLLFSTYLGGTYYDEGAAIAVTDDGKTIAVTGYTESVNFPIQNALQPYLSGFSAVRFTDAFVTKIVKLTPVANFTGDPVVGCTPLTVYFTDTSTNNPTSWFWEFGDGSNSTEQNPNHTYVNTNLNAAKNFTVNLTACNIEGCNTTSKINFTKVCPQPFADFIASPTQGCLNWSNTTIQFNLTADSGGVRKGPALKWNWSFGDGNYSLVNYTNVNVTHTYTTMNGTDNFTVTLTYENACCNNTTVKEYYIDIRDKPNASFYAIPTIGLIPLHVNFFDNSTGRPSNWTWTFGAGQGGSTDQNPEHTYSTKGAYNVKLTACNFCGCDSETQNKYIKAGVPNLTFAAGTTMVLPNGDIIVPTNDTTPLRLYLEEAPNGISGYDITALWGDSVHGDIMSVAFPWWAANTSVTTLPNYSARIKALDLGNGVNPGDTNQLLATFNLKGNISTFSSTIDFKAIVNRLDDDGVFGPVDTHSVPATISVVRLLPFPGISGHPTDPDGDQKYWDVNGNGEIDFNDVITYFLNMDWIESEQYIPFFDYNGNSYIDFNDVILLFHEV, encoded by the coding sequence ATGCAAATCAAGGTGAAACCAGTTATAACGTTGCTCATTCTGAGCATTATTCTCTTATGTGGTGCAGGAGAAGCGGCACAGGTGTTTTCCACCACCATTCCGATCTCCTTCATCCAGAATGATGGACAGACCGATGACCAGGTCCTCTATTACGCCGATGCAGCCGGCTACACGGTGTATCTGACTCCTTCCGGGGAAGTTATCAGCACTGCCGAACCGCATTCGGTTCTCACGATCTCGTATACAGGCAGCCGTGCGCCGGTAACAGTCACACCAGAGGATGAACTTGCGGGCAAGGCCAACTTCCTCATCGGGTTTGAGGATGCGTGGGTTACCGGCGTTCCTATGTATGGTTCGGTGAGGTATGATGGGCTCTACGAGGGCATCAGCCTGGTGTACCATGGCGGGCCCGGGATCCTGAAGAAGGAGTTCATCCTTGAGCCGGGCGCTGACCCGTCAGCAATCGTGATGCAGTATCTCGGGCAGGAAAGGATTGCCCTCGATGAGAACGGTGCGCTGCTCGTCTCCACCAATGCAGGAACGTTCATTGAAAGCCCACCGGTGTGCTACCAGGTTGTCAATGGTGACCGGGCGGATGTTGCCTGTGAGTATACCATCGATGAGGGAATCGTCACGTTCGCTGTCGGGCCATATGACGCAGCCCTGCCGCTCGTCATTGATCCTCAATATGATTTCTCAACGTATCTGGGAGGGACCAGGGATGACAAGGGTGCTGGGATTGGGATGGATGACTGGGGAAATGTCTACGTTGTCGGTTCGACTCAATCGACGCAATTCCCGCTCTCGAATGGTCCCATCTACCAAGAGCATCTGAACGGAAGCTGGGACATCTTCGTCACAAAATTCGGTCCTGATCAGCCGGACGGTACCGTTTATTCAACCTATATCGGTGGATATTCCGATGATCTCGCAGGGGGTATGGTGGTTTCCAATGATACGGGAATCGTGACATTCACCGGTTCAACTAAGTCCTGGAATTATCCAACTTACTCAACGGCAGGTCCCGATGTATATGGAGGCAATACCGATGCAATCGTCACCAGGTTGAATGCAGATGGTGATGCTCTTATCTGGTCGCGGATTCTTTATGGAAATAAAACTGACGTTGGAACTGCGATAGCACTTGATGATTACATATACAACGACGTCGTTGTTGTTGGATACACCTCATCGGATAATTTAACCGATTGGGGATTCACTGACGGACCAGTTGGAGGGACGGATGGTTTCGTTCTAAAAATTTGGAATGATGGTGTCACTTATGATGGCAGGTACCTCGGGGGCGACAAGAATGATTACGCCTACGGGGTGGAGGTTGAAAAAGGGTCAGGATTCCCCGATATCTGGGTTACGGGTTCGACAAAATCACTTAATTTCCCTACAAGTGGCGGAGCATTCCGTCATGCCAATTTTGGAGAAATGGATGCCTTCGTTACACGGCTTGACTGGGATCTTAATATTAAAGCCTCGACCTATCTTGGCGGTTCGGGGAACGATGTTGGAACGGCAATAGCTGTTGACCGCGACCTGTATCCCTACATCACCGGATATACCGAATCCCCGGTGTCACCCATCAGCCTTTTCCCGATACGACCATTGGACAATGCATTCCAGAAAACGTTTGGAGGAGGTCAGTGGGATGCCTTTGTCACCAAAATGGAACCGGACCTCTCACGAATAAACTACTCCACCTACCTTGGCGGACTTTACGATGAAAAGGCCTATGGAATTGCGGTCGATGCAAATGGTACGGCATTCGTGACAGGGTACACGAACTCAGAAAACTTCCCGACAAAATATCCGATTCAAGCGACAAAGGGACTTGGTTATCTCGTCCCGGATGCCTTCATCACCCAGGTAAACCAGACCGGGACGGGACTTCTCTTCTCGACCTACCTGGGAGGCACCTATTACGATGAAGGAGCGGCTATTGCTGTTACTGATGACGGGAAAACCATTGCTGTAACCGGTTACACAGAATCCGTCAATTTTCCAATCCAGAATGCTCTCCAGCCATACCTCTCCGGGTTCTCGGCAGTCCGGTTCACCGATGCATTCGTGACAAAGATCGTTAAGCTGACTCCGGTGGCTAACTTCACGGGAGACCCGGTAGTCGGATGCACACCGCTCACCGTTTACTTCACCGACACCTCCACGAACAACCCCACATCATGGTTCTGGGAGTTTGGTGACGGGTCGAATTCGACAGAACAGAACCCGAACCATACCTACGTGAATACTAACCTTAATGCGGCGAAGAATTTCACCGTCAATCTGACAGCCTGCAATATTGAAGGGTGCAATACGACTTCGAAGATCAATTTCACGAAGGTCTGTCCCCAGCCCTTTGCAGATTTCATTGCCAGTCCCACGCAAGGTTGCCTCAATTGGAGCAACACCACAATCCAGTTTAACCTGACAGCAGATAGCGGAGGAGTGAGAAAAGGACCGGCCTTGAAATGGAACTGGAGTTTCGGTGATGGTAACTACAGTCTCGTCAACTACACCAACGTGAATGTGACTCACACCTACACTACGATGAATGGAACAGACAATTTCACAGTCACGCTGACCTATGAGAATGCATGCTGTAACAATACCACCGTAAAAGAATATTACATCGACATCCGTGACAAACCCAATGCTTCATTCTATGCCATCCCGACCATCGGTCTCATCCCCCTCCACGTGAATTTCTTCGATAATTCCACCGGGAGGCCGAGCAACTGGACCTGGACGTTCGGGGCAGGGCAGGGAGGTTCAACCGATCAGAACCCAGAACATACGTACAGCACAAAAGGTGCCTATAACGTGAAGCTGACGGCCTGCAATTTCTGCGGGTGCGATAGCGAAACGCAGAACAAATACATCAAGGCCGGAGTGCCGAACCTCACTTTCGCAGCAGGGACTACCATGGTCCTTCCAAACGGGGATATTATCGTGCCCACCAATGATACGACCCCGCTCAGGCTCTACCTCGAGGAAGCGCCCAACGGTATCAGCGGCTACGATATCACGGCGCTCTGGGGTGATTCCGTCCATGGGGACATCATGTCGGTCGCATTCCCATGGTGGGCGGCAAACACGTCCGTCACCACCCTTCCGAATTACTCTGCCCGGATAAAAGCCCTGGATCTTGGTAACGGTGTAAACCCGGGAGACACGAACCAACTCCTGGCCACGTTTAACCTGAAGGGTAACATCTCGACGTTTAGCAGCACTATCGACTTCAAGGCTATCGTGAACAGGCTGGATGACGATGGGGTGTTTGGACCGGTCGATACGCACAGTGTGCCGGCCACGATCAGCGTGGTCCGTCTCCTCCCGTTCCCGGGTATATCCGGTCATCCGACCGACCCTGATGGAGACCAGAAATACTGGGATGTGAACGGCAATGGAGAAATCGACTTCAATGACGTCATAACCTATTTCCTGAACATGGACTGGATAGAGAGTGAACAATATATTCCATTCTTTGACTACAATGGAAATTCCTACATCGACTTTAACGATGTAATCCTTCTGTTCCATGAAGTGTGA
- a CDS encoding DUF350 domain-containing protein gives MELANAFVGLIQLVIAIILAVVALYIGYSTFSKITKGMDEAQEIKKGNAAVGIIIAAVFFAIAIVVQSGVAGISIGITNALAGDWLSLVAAFIQLILGVVLAIAAIYLALNVLDHLTKGVDEFEELKKGNVAAALMMAGVIVATALIIQSGVIGITSALI, from the coding sequence ATGGAACTTGCGAATGCATTTGTCGGATTGATACAACTCGTAATTGCCATCATCCTTGCGGTTGTGGCCCTCTATATCGGCTATTCCACGTTTTCAAAGATTACGAAGGGAATGGACGAAGCACAGGAGATCAAGAAGGGTAATGCAGCGGTAGGCATCATAATTGCAGCCGTCTTCTTTGCCATCGCCATCGTGGTTCAGTCCGGTGTCGCCGGTATCTCTATCGGCATCACCAATGCCCTTGCAGGTGACTGGCTTTCGCTCGTAGCCGCATTTATCCAGCTTATCCTCGGTGTCGTTCTGGCCATTGCCGCCATTTACCTTGCCCTGAATGTCCTCGATCACCTGACTAAAGGTGTGGATGAATTTGAAGAGTTGAAAAAGGGGAATGTCGCCGCCGCCCTCATGATGGCCGGCGTCATTGTTGCCACCGCCCTCATCATCCAGTCCGGGGTCATCGGGATAACTTCAGCCCTTATCTGA
- the lysS gene encoding lysine--tRNA ligase: MDSRDPGLEFDHQRLEKLEELRAAGYPLYPPVFERLNTIAGIREHYSGAGHERSEDRVTTSGRLYTIRDHGRTIFADLGDQDDKIQIYIRKNDLGPEKFAFFTRYIERGDLIGVRGHVFRTKLGELTIWVDEIVLLAKALLPLPEKFHGLTNIEKRYRQRYVDLIVNDQSRENFRTRSRVVSLLRSYLTDRDFLEFETPILQPVYGGANARPFTTYHHYLDQNLFLRIAPELYLKRLVVGGFEKVFELARNFRNEDVDTRHNPEFSMVEIYEAYRDYHDMMALTEGIITHLVRAIHGSYVVTYGDLELDFSPPWRRLSMEEAVREYTGIDARSTDIVQLRKTALDQGIEGVEGALSWREFLFLFFENWVEEKLVQPTLVYDFPVENSPLAKMHRSKDGFTERFELFICGMEIANGFSELNDPLDQYERFRQQDERRKAGDLEAQMIDYDFITALAYGMPPTGGVGLGIDRLVMLLTNQSSIKEVILFPQMKSEQDQGSRSGEGRF; this comes from the coding sequence ATGGACAGCAGAGACCCCGGCCTTGAATTCGATCACCAACGGTTAGAGAAGCTTGAAGAGCTTCGTGCGGCAGGATATCCCCTTTATCCCCCGGTTTTTGAACGTTTGAATACGATTGCCGGGATCCGTGAGCATTATTCAGGCGCTGGCCACGAGAGGAGTGAAGATCGGGTAACTACTTCAGGCAGGTTGTACACCATCCGGGACCATGGCAGGACTATCTTTGCCGACCTCGGCGACCAGGATGATAAAATCCAGATCTATATCAGGAAGAATGACCTTGGTCCGGAAAAGTTTGCGTTTTTCACCCGCTATATCGAGCGGGGAGATCTGATCGGTGTCCGTGGGCATGTGTTCCGGACCAAACTCGGGGAACTCACCATCTGGGTGGACGAGATCGTTCTCCTCGCAAAGGCGCTTCTGCCCCTCCCTGAAAAGTTCCATGGCCTGACGAACATCGAGAAAAGGTATCGCCAGCGATATGTAGACCTCATCGTGAACGATCAGAGCCGGGAAAATTTCCGGACCAGGAGCAGGGTCGTATCGTTACTGAGGTCATACCTGACCGATCGGGACTTCCTCGAGTTCGAGACCCCCATCCTCCAGCCTGTATATGGTGGAGCAAATGCCCGGCCGTTCACGACCTACCACCATTACCTTGACCAGAACCTGTTTCTGCGCATCGCACCCGAACTCTATCTCAAACGGCTGGTGGTGGGAGGATTTGAAAAGGTCTTTGAACTGGCGCGTAATTTCCGGAACGAGGATGTCGATACCAGGCACAATCCCGAGTTCTCCATGGTCGAGATCTATGAAGCATACAGGGACTACCATGACATGATGGCCCTGACCGAAGGTATCATCACACATCTCGTGCGTGCCATCCATGGTTCGTACGTCGTTACCTATGGTGATCTGGAGTTGGACTTCTCTCCTCCGTGGCGACGCCTTTCGATGGAGGAAGCGGTGCGGGAGTACACGGGTATCGATGCCAGGTCCACCGATATTGTTCAGTTGAGAAAAACTGCCCTGGACCAGGGTATCGAAGGGGTCGAAGGGGCTCTGTCCTGGCGGGAGTTTCTCTTTCTCTTCTTCGAGAATTGGGTCGAGGAAAAGCTGGTGCAGCCGACACTGGTCTATGACTTTCCGGTCGAGAACTCACCGCTTGCAAAGATGCACCGGTCAAAAGACGGCTTCACCGAGAGATTCGAACTCTTCATTTGCGGGATGGAGATTGCAAACGGGTTTTCCGAGTTGAATGATCCTCTTGATCAGTACGAGCGGTTCCGACAGCAGGACGAGCGGAGGAAGGCTGGGGATCTCGAGGCCCAGATGATCGATTACGATTTCATCACCGCGCTTGCCTACGGGATGCCACCGACCGGGGGTGTCGGGCTCGGGATCGACCGCCTGGTCATGCTTCTCACCAACCAGAGCTCGATCAAGGAGGTAATCCTGTTTCCCCAGATGAAGTCGGAGCAGGATCAGGGTTCACGAAGCGGTGAAGGCCGCTTCTGA
- a CDS encoding HEAT repeat domain-containing protein — protein MVRLNHFIAMLTDEEPSNRWKAVEILARLQDERSVEPLIKALSDEDWRVRQKVAWALGMIGDARALVPLRHALFHEREGVKEIIEEAISRIKGE, from the coding sequence ATGGTGCGGCTTAACCATTTCATCGCGATGCTCACCGATGAGGAGCCTTCAAACAGATGGAAGGCTGTGGAGATACTTGCCCGTCTGCAGGACGAACGCTCGGTTGAGCCACTTATAAAGGCCCTCTCCGATGAGGACTGGCGGGTGCGGCAAAAAGTTGCATGGGCTTTGGGGATGATAGGTGATGCCCGTGCGCTCGTTCCCCTCCGTCATGCCCTCTTCCATGAACGTGAGGGGGTCAAAGAGATCATAGAAGAGGCCATTAGCCGAATCAAGGGGGAATGA